The following are encoded together in the Lactuca sativa cultivar Salinas chromosome 1, Lsat_Salinas_v11, whole genome shotgun sequence genome:
- the LOC111876958 gene encoding extensin-like: MADYRKLTPTGPMQLTPEMQSALEVVDKPAKKEKKPNQKKDAERHSSQATSPKKRKAEKGPSSVHKKRKIKKMAKKPKPTSSSHSDYVSSDQEQPKSNEGEDVHLESSPRGNTPPRSPSPEVHLNNFVPTPTPPPSPSPTTVPITITPLPPPVTSQPTTTTTTEPPVVLNVYDTGAATEGLEICDTSQILVKNKLINNHDFYEPSGGDCNKRETIEVIS, translated from the exons ATGGCAGATTATAGGAAATTGACACCAACAGGGCCGATGCAACTAACCCCAGAAATGCAAAGTGCATTGGAGGTGGTTGATAAACCAGCAAAGAAGGAAAAGAAACCAAATCAGAAGAAGGATGCAGAAAGGCACTCATCCCAAGCAACCTCGCCCAAAAAGCGCAAGGCAGAAAAAGGACCTTCTTCTGTCCACAAGAAGCGAAAGATTAAAAAGATGGCTAAGAAACCGAAGCCTACCTCATCTAGTCATTCGGATTATGTTTCGTCAGATCAAGAACAACCAAAGTCCAATGAAGGCGAAGATGTTCATCTTGAAAGCTCACCAAGAGGAAATACGCCTCCACGTTCTCCATCTCCTGAGGTACATTTAAACAACTTTGTTCCAACTCCAACTCCACCTCCTTCTCCATCTCCTACTACAGTACCTATTACAATTACACCTCTTCCCCCACCCGTTACGTCTCAACCTACCACAACTACTACAACCGAACCTCCGGTTGTTCTCAATGTATATGATACGGGGGCGGCTACTGAAGGTCTCGAAATCTGTGACACTAGTCAAATTTTGGTCAAAAATAAATTGATCAATAATCATGATTTCTATGAACCAAGTGGtggagattgtaacaag AGGGAAACTATTGAGGTTATCAGTTAA